From Bdellovibrio sp. KM01:
CGAGATTTTAAATCACGCCCATAACTCAACCAATTGCTCCTGGCTAAGTCCGCGCAATCGAGTTTTCGAATAAGGTCTGCCATTCGCCTCGCACTCATTCAGCTGAATATAATCCCGTACGATCCGGTAAGGCTTGTACCCCTTCACCACGCGACTAAAAGGCCGATACTTCCAAACCTTCGGCCCTTCGTTCTTCGTATCGAAGGTATCGGTCAACCTTTGCGCAAATTGCCCGGCCAATACCCGTAAAAAACTCTGCAGCTGTGACCGCTGTCCGCCGCGCACAAGCACATGAATGTGGTCATGCTGCACTGAAAATTGCTCAACCTTCACGTAAAATTTGAACGCATATTTTTTCAACACCCGTGTAAGCAGTGAAAAATTCCTCGGATGTCGAAGCCCCTTTTTTACGGCGGATTTATTTACTTTGAACACCAGGTGTATTGGATCCTTTGTCGACAAGGGACGAGCACAGCGACCCTTGGACGATTTTCGAAGGGTACCACCGTGACAATGGCGATGTTTCCAATGAGTTTTGAGAGGGAGAAATGTTTGTTGCTTCATACATACTGCTTTCGAACTTGAAGTGGAGTGACCGGTACCCCCAAATGGGGAGTGGAGCACGTACACAGCAAAACACGTTCGCAGCTTACACCGGTTTTGGGCGAATCGCAGGGTGAGTTCTGCCGGGCCTCGGATTGGAGGCAGAGGTCACGCGGATGTTTTAGCGTGACCGATACCCAGAGAGAGTGACTTCAAACATTTGTTCATTGGCGTCGTGGTTCGTTTGATTTTCTGTCGGAATATCGGAGCAGAAAAGAATTTTTGAAATTGTCAGAATTGCAATAAAAACATAATATAGTTTAATGACTTTTCTGCTGCGGATCTCGTTGGTTGTTTTTATTATTTCACTTGGTGCGAATTCTTTTTCTGGGGATATTGATGCCCGTGCCAAAAAAGTTAAAACATACAATGGTGGTTTGGGATTTTCCTTTGATTATTCCGACGAGCAATTCGGGGACCTTTCCTGTGTCGATTGCGATGACGTTGAAAAAGATGGCAGTCCTATTTTAAATCTCAATGCAAAAGTAAATCCACCGGGAGTCGTGGAAATTGTCTATGGCGGTTCGCTATCCACCAGCTCTACCAAAGAATATCTCGATGATCGAAAAAAGTATGATTACGAGATTTTTCACCTGGAGCGACTGCAGGGGCATTTGGTTTTTGACGTATTTTTGCAGGCTCTGCCGGATGCTCATCCTAATTTTGAGACCAATGGTTCCAATTTTACCTGGAAGGCGCGCGGTTTTTGCAACGGGCATATGTTGACTGTCACTTTTGATTACTACCCAAAACCGGATAAAACCAAGCGGGCCGACATCAAGTCTTCTGGTGTGCCACCCCAGCATTACTATGATTTTCTGCGTTCCGTTCGTTGTGCAAGTTGGAGCGACGTGCCTTCCGAGAAAACTTTTAAGTCACCATCAGGTGCCGTCGAAGTTGTCGTAAAGGCCGAAAAGAAAATCACCAGCGGAAATGAGTTTCATATTCTGTACACGTATTCGTTCAAACGTGAGGGCCACACTGCAAGTCTGCAGTCACCTGACACCGTTGCTGGTATTCCTCATTTCGAGCGCGCTTTTAGTAGATTAAAATGGTCCCCTGATGAAAAGACCGTGCAACTGTATAATCAGGTGCGTTCATTGGCTCCGGGTTCAAAATGGGCAAACGCCACCACCAGTCGCGGAGAGCTTTCATGGTTGGATAATAGATACGCGCTTCAGAATCAGGAAGAGGACTGTGGTCGAGGCTTTCTGTTGTTCGATGCGGAAAAGGGTAAAGAGCTCGCGCTTGAGCCGAAAACTCCCAATGTTTCGTTTTCTTTCATCGGTAAACCCGAGCGTAAAAAAGTTCAGGTGCTGTCCACGACAGGAATCTGTTCCGCTGCTCGAGTGGTGGAAAATTGTTTTGAATTGGATTTC
This genomic window contains:
- a CDS encoding transposase — protein: MKQQTFLPLKTHWKHRHCHGGTLRKSSKGRCARPLSTKDPIHLVFKVNKSAVKKGLRHPRNFSLLTRVLKKYAFKFYVKVEQFSVQHDHIHVLVRGGQRSQLQSFLRVLAGQFAQRLTDTFDTKNEGPKVWKYRPFSRVVKGYKPYRIVRDYIQLNECEANGRPYSKTRLRGLSQEQLVELWA